TCCTTTTCAAAGTCTATTTGCAGCTCTTTCAACTTAGCATTAAGCATCAAAACTTTCTTCTCTTGTTTCAAATCTTTCACCACCCCCCCTGTTTGTGTGACAGTGGAGCAAGCAGTTAACACTACTGTACAGATAATTAATAATCTTTTCATCATACAATCTTTTAGATATTTATGGTGCAAATATAGAAAGAAATAACATATCCTACAAACATTTTTGATATAAAAATTAAATAAAAGAAAAGAAATTTCACCTTGTTTCCACTTAAGAAAAGGGAAATATGTTAATTTTAATCATGAATATTTACAACAGCAATGAAATGCCTGAAGAATTTGAAACAAAGACAAACTCCAAGCCAAATGCAAGCCAAAATTCATGAGTTTGCAATGCAATGACAATCAACAAGTTACAAAAGAAGCAGCAAAACAAGCAATGAAATGCCATTGAAAAGCAGTGTGACTTGCGTCAGATTACAACGCATTCTGACTTAAATCACAGCATGGTTTGAGTCAAATAGCAACGTAACATGAATGGAGTTACATGCCAAAGAGACGGAAACGAAAGCGTTGAAGTCATGAAATGGCTTTGCACAAGCGCTGAAAACGCATTTTTATTTCTATTTGACTGCGTTCTGAAGTGTTAAAAACAGAAAAGAAATTAAACAAAAAGCATGAGGCCAAAGACCTAATTATGCCAACTCTGTCCTAACAAGAAGATGAACGTAGCTAATGCAACGACAACATTAACTATCATAGCAAATACAAACATCAACCAGCCGGCAAGCTTTCCATTCGCTACACCAAAGTTAAAAGAACATATAGCTATCACGATTATTCCCACAATAAAAAGAAACTGAATAAGAAACTCTTCAGACGTAGAAGTAAGCCCAAAATAAGCTGGAAACAACTGAAAAACAAACCACCCTAACAAATAAACTATCCATTGATACTTTATGATTTTTTCCATAATATACATGTATTAGTGAAATATAATTCTATGAACCAGCTTGCAATAGGCCTATTATACACATGGGATTACTTACGAGCAATGCTGAATTTTCTTTCATAGGGTTCAGCCTTTCCCATTTTGTTTTGTTTCCTCCTCTACTCCTTCACCTCTCGTAAGCCTCGTCTTCTTCATTGGGTTTGAACTTTCTGTAGACGAAGTTCTCGCTCAGATAGTTCTTGCGTACTACGGGATTGGCTGCCAACTCCTCGGAAGTGCCATGGAAAAGAATGCGACCTTCGAACAAGAGATAAGCGCGGTCGGTGATGGATAGCGTTTCCTGCACGTTGTGATCGGTAATGAGAATGCCGATATTACGATATTTCAAGCGCCACACAATGTGCTGAATATCCTCCACAGCAATAGGGTCTACGCCCGCAAAAGGCTCGTCGAGCATGATGAATTTGGGGTCGATGGCCAGGCAACGTGCTATCTCCGTACGGCGGCGTTCGCCTCCCGAAAGCTGGTCGCCCTTGTTCTTTCGCACCTTGTTCAGACGGAACTCACTGATGAGACTCTCCAATTTCTCGAGCTGTTGGGCATGCGAAAGCTTCGTCATTTCAAGCACTGCCATGATGTTATCCTCAACACTCAGCTTGCGAAACACGCTGGCTTCCTGTGGAAGATAACCTATACCAGCCCGCGCCCGCTTGTAAACGGGGTAGTTGGTAATCTCTTCATCGTCGAGATAAACATGGCCTTCGTTGGGTACAACGTTACCCGTTGTCATATAGAAAGACGTAGTTTTGCCCGCACCATTAGGCCCGAGAAGTCCTACAATCTCACCTTGCTTGACGTTGATGCTTACCCCATTGGCCACCGTTCGTTTGCCATAGCGTTTCACAAGGCCTTCTGTTCGGAGCGTTGTCAGATGTGTTTCGTCCATATTTTCTTTCATTTTGATGCAAAGTTAGTTGAAATCAAGAGGATAACAAAATAAAAAATCAAAAACTATAAGGTTTATAGCAGTTTTTCAGAGGAATTTGGTTACTTTTGCAACAAATAAGAATAAGGATAATCATCATGTTTATTTTCAAGCTGTTCTATAAATACCTCACCACTTTCGGGAGCTATCTGCTGCTGATGGGACGGTCGCTTGCCGTGCCGGAAAGGATGAGAATGTTTTTCAAACGCTATGTCAAGGAGATGTCACAACTTGGTGTCGACTCCATCGGTATTGTGCTTTTGATTTCATTTTTCATTGGTGCAGTGATCTGCATCCAGATGAAAGTCAACATTCAAAGCCCCTGGATGCCCCGTTGGGTGTCGGGATATACAACGCGTGAGATTATGCTGTTGGAGTTCTCGAGCAGTATCATGTGTTTGATTTTGGCAGGAAAAGTGGGGTCGAACATCGCTTCAGAATTGGGAACAATGCGCGTAACGCAGCAGATTGACGCCCTCGATATCATGGGAGTGAACTCTGCAAACTATCTGATTTTGCCTAAAATATTGGGGTTGGTAACGATGATGCCGTTCTTGGTTGTATTCAGTTCGGCCCTCGGAATCCTTGGAGCTTACAGCACAGCTTACATCGGACACATGCTGTCTCCTGATGATTTGACCCTCGGCATACAGCATTCTTTCAACGCATGGTTTATCTGGATGAGTATCATTAAGAGCATGTTCTTTGCCTTTGTCATTGCCAGTGTGTCGTCATTCTTCGGCTATACGGTCGAAGGAGGCTCTGTAGAAGTGGGTAAGGCGAGTACAGATGCCGTAGTTTCCAGCAGCGTTTTGATTTTGTTCTCAGATGTATTCCTAACCCAGTTACTGTCATGATAGAAGTTAAGCACCTATATAAATCGTTCGGAGATAAAGAGGTATTGAAGGATATCAATGCCGTTTTTGAAGACGGGAAGACCAATCTTATTATCGGACAGAGCGGTAGTGGAAAGACGGTTCTCATCAAGAACCTCGTCGGACTGCTTGAACCTACGAGTGGAGAAGTGCTCTATGACAACCGCAACTTCGTCACAATGTCGAAGAAAGAGAAAGTGTTGATGCGGCGGGAAATGGGTATGATTTTCCAAAGTGCAGCGCTTTTCGACTCTCTCTCAGTATTGGAGAACGTGATGTTCCCCTTGGATATGTTCTCAACAATGAACTATCGGGAGCGCGTGAAGCGTGCACAGGAATGCTTGGACCGCGTGAATTTGATAGATGCTCAGCAGAAGTTTCCTGATGAAATATCGGGAGGTATGCAGAAACGTGTGGCCATAGCGCGGGCCATCGTACTCAATCCGAAGTATCTTTTCTGTGATGAGCCGAACTCGGGGCTTGATCCTAAGACGTCATTGGTTATTGATGAACTGCTTTCGGGCATCACTAAAGAATTCAATATCACGACTATCATCAACACACACGACATGAACTCGGTGATGGGAATTGGCGAAAACATCATGTTTATCTATCATGGACGCAAGGAATGGCAGGGCAACAAGAATGAAATCATGAGTTCCACAAACAAGAAACTCAATGACCTTGTCTTTGCAAGTGACCTGTTCAGGAAAGTGAAAGAGGTGGAAACGGAAGGTCACAACACGCACAACGTCGAAAAGAGAGAAGCGAAATAGAAAGTATCTCTACCCAATTCTTCCCTAAAGAATGAGGGATATAAAATGCAGATAAACTTTAAGCTTTATCCTTTTACCATGCTAAGAATCTGTAGTGGCTTATCCGATAAAGTCAATTATCCTATTTATAATTACGTTTTTCTTCAGAAGTTCTATTCGTAAAACATACGACTCCCCTCTCCTTGGAGAGGAGTTGGAGGTGAGGCTTCACCTCATATACCACACTCCCCCACGCTCAACCATTGGCACTATCACCTGTTCCTTGGTCTTATCTCCATAGGAAAACATCAGGAAAGCATTGCCGGTGTGGTGCAAGGTATCAATAGTGGCACTGCGGACAGTGATTTCTTTGATGCCCTGATGTTCTTTGTTCTGCTGTGCAATAAACATCTTTGCATTGTCAATCAACTGTTCACGATAGGAAGAAGGGATGCTGTCAGGGCGAAAAGAGCCATCGACAAAGGCCGCATAATCATCATGAAGCAGATAATCATAATAGATTTTGGCCGTCTTTCCAACAATCTCTGCGGCATCTTTTTCCTGCTTCTTACAACCGAAAAGCAAGCATGAGAAACATAAAAAAAACAGGACTTTCTTCATAGAACCTATAAAAAAGCCTCCTTCCCTGCACGCGGAAGGAAGGAGGAAACTATTTATTTCTGACGGATAAACACATTGATAGGACAACCATGCATGCTCCAATTCTCGCGTATCTTATTCTCCAAGAAGCGGCGATAGTTCTCCTTTACATACTGTGGCAGGTTGGCATAGAACACAAACGAGGGTATCTGGGTGTTCGGAAGCTGTGTACAATACTTGATTTTGATGTATTTTCCTTTCACACTCTGTGGTGGATAAGCCTCGATAATCGGCAACATTACCTCGTTAAGCTTAGAAGTTCCCACGTGCGTTTTACGGTTCAGATAAACCTGTTTGGCCGTTTCGAGCACACGGAAGATGCGTTGTTTGGTCAAAGCTGAAGCGAAAATAATGGGGAAGTCAACGAAAGGTGCCATGCGATTGCGTATGGCTGCCTCGAAAGTATCTATCACTTTCTGCGACTTCTCCTCTACTAAATCCCACTTGTTTACCACGACAACAAGACTCTTGTTGTTCTTCTGAATGAGCTGGAAGATATTCATATCCTGCGCTTCAACACCGCGGGTAGCATCCAACATGAGTATACATACATCGCTATTTTCAATGGCTCGGATAGAACGCATCACGCTATAAAACTCCAAGTCCTCGCTAACCTTGTTCTTACGACGTATACCTGCGGTATCAACAAGATAGAAATCGAAACCGAACTTGTCGAACCTTGTGTAGATACTGTCACGCGTTGTGCCTGCAATCTCGGTCACAATGTTGCGGTCTTCACCAATGAAAGCATTGATGATACTGCTCTTTCCTGCATTCGGACGACCCACAACGGCAAAGCGAGGGATTTCATCTTCAATGGTTTCCGGGTTTTCCTGTGGCAGCTTGTCAACGATCATATCGAGCAAATCGCCTGTACCTCCACCGGTTGCAGCACTGATACACTGCGGTTCGCCGATGCCCAATTTATAGAATTCGGCTGCCTCGTAGTATTCACTGCTATTGTCAACCTTGTTAGCAACAAGGATAACAGGCAGCTTTGCACGGCGAAGAATTGTGGCAACATCCTCATCCCAGTCGGTAACCCCCGTGGTAACATCGACAAGGAAGAGCACCAAATCGGCCTCTTCTGTGGCAACAAGCACCTGACGGCGTATTGCATCTTCAAATATATCATCGGATTTTACGACCCAACCGCCTGTATCTACAACTGAAAACTCCTTTGCATTCCATGAGCATTTGCCATACTGACGGTCGCGAGTTGTGCCTGCCGTGTCGCTGACAATGGCGCGACGAGATTGCGTCAAGCGGTTAAAAAGCGTAGACTTACCTACATTCGGGCGGCCTACAATAGCTACTAAATTTGCCATACTGTTTGTTTAATTTCTGAAGTTATACATTCTTCGGCCCTCCTTTTGACGGAGAGTATGCCCTCTTTCTATTCAGGGCCAAATATTTTTCCTTATTTTCTGTTCTTTCAAACAAGCTTTTTTGCCAACTCTCAAGCTTGTTTCCCTCCCTTTAGGAATGTTGAAGCAGGTTATAAGAGAGGTTCTCTTTTACTCCGGATTATATCCAAAGCTATCTAATTCCCGTTGTGATGAGCGCCAGTCTTTGTCCACTTTGACGAACGTTTCGAGGAAAATCTTCTTGCCAAAGAACTTTTCCAAAGCCTTACGTGCCTCCGAACTAACTTTCTTCAAGGCTATACCTTGATGACCGATGATAATTCCTTTCTGGCTATCGCGCTCCACATAAATCACCGCATTGATATGAATGACAGAGTCGTTTTCCTTAAATCGCTCCACACGTACCTCTACACTATAAGGTATTTCCTTATCATAATAGAGCAAAATCTTCTCGCGAATGATCTCACTTACAAAGAACTTAGCCGGCTTATCAGTAAGCTGGTCCTTATCGAAATACGCAGGTGACTCGGGAAGAAGCTCCTTAATACGTTTCAAGAGCATATCAACACCAAACTTATTCTTGGCAGAAAGAGGCAAAATCTCTGCGTTGGGAAGCAGCGAGTGCCATTTCGTTACAATGTCACCAAGCGTTTTTTGGTCGCTCTCATCAATCTTATTCACTAAGAGAAGCACAGGAATCTTCATCTTCTTGACCTTATCAAGGAAGTCCATATTCTTCTCCGGGTTCTCTACAACATCAGTAACATAAAGCAGAATATCGGCATCTGTGAGTGCAGATTCCGAGAAAGCAAGCATCATCTCCTGCATTTTGTAGTTGGGTTTCAACACTCCCGGCGTATCAGAAAACACGATCTGGCAGTCGTCTGTATTGACAATTCCCATGATACGATGACGCGTTGTCTGCGCCTTGAACGTAGCAATACTGATGCGTTCGCCGACGAGTTGGTTCATCAGCGTACTCTTTCCAACATTCGGATTGCCTACAATGTTTACGAAACCTGCCTTATGCATAATGTCATTCTGTTATTGATTGTTTCAAACAGAAAAACGCATCATCTTATTATACAAATAAGAAAGATGCGTTTCTCTGTATATATGGTCTGTCAAGACTACTTCACCATTGCAGCAGAAGCACCGTCATAGGCCCACTTCAAATAAGAAGCACCGTTGACAAAACCTGCTCCAAACGCTGTCAATATAATGTTATCACCTTTCTTGAGGTCTTTTTCAAAATCCCAAAGAACCAATGGCATGCAAGCAGCACTCGTGTTTCCATAGCGCTGAATGTTTACCAATACCTTCTCCATCGGTGCACCAATACGCTTGGCTACAGCTTCTATAATACGCAGATTAGCCTGATGTGTAACGACATAGTCCACATCATCCATCGTAAGATGATTGCGCTTGAGTATCTCTTCACAGTCATCACCCATGGCAGTAACGGCATAACGGAACACGAAACGCCCCTCCTGATAGGTATAATGCATACGATGATCAACTGAATAATGCGATGAAGGACAAACCGACCCGCCTGCTTTCACATGCAGGAAAGGCAGTCCTTTGCCGTCTGTACGATGGTAAGAATCAATGAGTCCGATGTTCTCTTCCTCTGTCGCTTCCACCATAACAGCACCTGCACCATCACCAAACAGCGGACAAGTAGCGCGATCCTGATAATCGGTTATTGATGACATTTTGTCTGCTCCAATAACGATGATACGCTTATGGCGACCGCTCTGGATCATATTACAAGCCACATCAAGTGCATACATGAAACCACAGCAGGCAGCAGAGAAGTCGAATGCAAACGCATTCTTCAGTCCAAGCTTACCCAAGACGATAGATGCCGTCGAAGGATGTATGTAATCTGGGGTGGTAGTTGCTACGAGAAGTGCATCAATGCTATCGGGATCAACACCGGTTTTCTTTATCAAGAGCTTTGCAGCCTTGCGCGCCATATAGGAAGTTCCGAGT
The nucleotide sequence above comes from Segatella oris. Encoded proteins:
- a CDS encoding NRAMP family Mn2+/Fe2+ transporter, encoding MEKIIKYQWIVYLLGWFVFQLFPAYFGLTSTSEEFLIQFLFIVGIIVIAICSFNFGVANGKLAGWLMFVFAMIVNVVVALATFIFLLGQSWHN
- the lptB gene encoding LPS export ABC transporter ATP-binding protein is translated as MKENMDETHLTTLRTEGLVKRYGKRTVANGVSINVKQGEIVGLLGPNGAGKTTSFYMTTGNVVPNEGHVYLDDEEITNYPVYKRARAGIGYLPQEASVFRKLSVEDNIMAVLEMTKLSHAQQLEKLESLISEFRLNKVRKNKGDQLSGGERRRTEIARCLAIDPKFIMLDEPFAGVDPIAVEDIQHIVWRLKYRNIGILITDHNVQETLSITDRAYLLFEGRILFHGTSEELAANPVVRKNYLSENFVYRKFKPNEEDEAYER
- a CDS encoding MlaE family ABC transporter permease, with product MFIFKLFYKYLTTFGSYLLLMGRSLAVPERMRMFFKRYVKEMSQLGVDSIGIVLLISFFIGAVICIQMKVNIQSPWMPRWVSGYTTREIMLLEFSSSIMCLILAGKVGSNIASELGTMRVTQQIDALDIMGVNSANYLILPKILGLVTMMPFLVVFSSALGILGAYSTAYIGHMLSPDDLTLGIQHSFNAWFIWMSIIKSMFFAFVIASVSSFFGYTVEGGSVEVGKASTDAVVSSSVLILFSDVFLTQLLS
- a CDS encoding ABC transporter ATP-binding protein; this translates as MIEVKHLYKSFGDKEVLKDINAVFEDGKTNLIIGQSGSGKTVLIKNLVGLLEPTSGEVLYDNRNFVTMSKKEKVLMRREMGMIFQSAALFDSLSVLENVMFPLDMFSTMNYRERVKRAQECLDRVNLIDAQQKFPDEISGGMQKRVAIARAIVLNPKYLFCDEPNSGLDPKTSLVIDELLSGITKEFNITTIINTHDMNSVMGIGENIMFIYHGRKEWQGNKNEIMSSTNKKLNDLVFASDLFRKVKEVETEGHNTHNVEKREAK
- the der gene encoding ribosome biogenesis GTPase Der, with the protein product MANLVAIVGRPNVGKSTLFNRLTQSRRAIVSDTAGTTRDRQYGKCSWNAKEFSVVDTGGWVVKSDDIFEDAIRRQVLVATEEADLVLFLVDVTTGVTDWDEDVATILRRAKLPVILVANKVDNSSEYYEAAEFYKLGIGEPQCISAATGGGTGDLLDMIVDKLPQENPETIEDEIPRFAVVGRPNAGKSSIINAFIGEDRNIVTEIAGTTRDSIYTRFDKFGFDFYLVDTAGIRRKNKVSEDLEFYSVMRSIRAIENSDVCILMLDATRGVEAQDMNIFQLIQKNNKSLVVVVNKWDLVEEKSQKVIDTFEAAIRNRMAPFVDFPIIFASALTKQRIFRVLETAKQVYLNRKTHVGTSKLNEVMLPIIEAYPPQSVKGKYIKIKYCTQLPNTQIPSFVFYANLPQYVKENYRRFLENKIRENWSMHGCPINVFIRQK
- the era gene encoding GTPase Era, giving the protein MHKAGFVNIVGNPNVGKSTLMNQLVGERISIATFKAQTTRHRIMGIVNTDDCQIVFSDTPGVLKPNYKMQEMMLAFSESALTDADILLYVTDVVENPEKNMDFLDKVKKMKIPVLLLVNKIDESDQKTLGDIVTKWHSLLPNAEILPLSAKNKFGVDMLLKRIKELLPESPAYFDKDQLTDKPAKFFVSEIIREKILLYYDKEIPYSVEVRVERFKENDSVIHINAVIYVERDSQKGIIIGHQGIALKKVSSEARKALEKFFGKKIFLETFVKVDKDWRSSQRELDSFGYNPE
- a CDS encoding beta-ketoacyl-ACP synthase III, with the translated sequence MGNINAIITGVAGYVPDYVLNNEELSRIVDTNDEWIVTRTGIKERRILTEEGLGTSYMARKAAKLLIKKTGVDPDSIDALLVATTTPDYIHPSTASIVLGKLGLKNAFAFDFSAACCGFMYALDVACNMIQSGRHKRIIVIGADKMSSITDYQDRATCPLFGDGAGAVMVEATEEENIGLIDSYHRTDGKGLPFLHVKAGGSVCPSSHYSVDHRMHYTYQEGRFVFRYAVTAMGDDCEEILKRNHLTMDDVDYVVTHQANLRIIEAVAKRIGAPMEKVLVNIQRYGNTSAACMPLVLWDFEKDLKKGDNIILTAFGAGFVNGASYLKWAYDGASAAMVK